The genomic segment CTGGTGACAACGTTACAATGAGCATCGAGTTGATTCACCCGATCGCTATGGACAAAGGTCTTAAATTCGCGATTCGCGAAGGTGGAAAGACTATTGGTTCTGGCGTAGTGGCTGAGATCACCGAGTAAGAGAAAGGAAATGGCTGGCCAAAAGATCAGAGTAAAGCTTAAAGCTTTCGATCATAAGTTGATCGACCAATCAACTTACGAGATCGTTGCGACTGCCAAAAGGACCGGAGCTACTGTCTCCGGTCCGATTCCTCTTCCAACGAAGAAGGAAATATACACAGTCCTCCGTTCTCCACACGTAAATAAAAAATCAAGAGAGCAGTTTGAGATGAAAACTCACAAAAGGCTCATAGACATTCTGGACACCAATGAAGACACAGTTGAGGCTTTAATGAAGCTACAACTCCCTGCAGGTGTTTCAGTGGATATTAAATCCTAAGGGAAGAAGAAATGGCAAAGGGATTAATCGGTAAAAAGATAGGGATGTCCCAAATCTTCGACGAGCAAGGAAACATTATTCCTGTGACCGTCTTAGAGGTAGGTCCCTGCGCAGTTTCCCAAGTCAAATCCGCCGCTACGGACGGTTACGACGCGATACAATTAGCTTATCAGGATGATAAAGAGAAACACCTGACCAAAAGCGAGATAAAGCATTTGGCAAAAGCTGGACTAACTCCTAAGAGAGTGTTGAAGGAATTCCGGAATTTCGGCGAAGAGCCGACAGCGGGAGCTGAATTGAAAGCACAAGACGTGTTTGCAGTTTCGGATATTGTAAAAGTTACAGGAACCAGCAAAGGTAAAGGTTTCCAAGGTGTTATCAAAAGATACGGACACCATGGTGGACCAGGAGCTCACGGTTCTCGTTTTCATAGACATCCAGGATCCATGGGATCCAACACCACTCCAGGTAGAGTATTCAAAGGTCGTAAATTACCGGGCCGTATGGGTTTTGATACAAAGACTGTATTGAACCTGAAAGTGGTTCGTATTAATGAAGCAGAAAATTTGGTTTTTGTAAGCGGATCCGTTCCGGGACGTGCAAACTCCATCATCACTATTGAGAAGATATAAAGACCGCGGTTAGTCATGAAAGCACAGAAGTACTCAAAAGAAGGAAAACTGCTCTCGGAAATCGAACTTCCTGCAGCGTTGTTCGAATCCAAATATAGCAGTGGCGCGATATACGACGCCATCAAAGCGGAGAATGCTAACCTTCGCTCCGGGAATCATCATACCAAAACTCGCTCGGAAGTATCCGGGGGTGGTAAAAAGCCTTGGTCCCAAAAGGGAACTGGTAGAGCTCGTCAAGGTTCTATCCGTGCTCCTCAATGGGTGGGCGGTGGTACTGTTCACGGACCTCGCAAGAGAGATTATTCTTATAACGTTTCTCCAAAAGTGAAACGCAGAGCGGTTCTTTCCGTTTTGAATAAGAAAGCTCAAGACGCGGTCATTAAAGTAATAGAAGATCTGGATCCAAAAGAATTCAGCACAAAAGCTTTCTCTACTTTATTCAGCAATATCGGACTAAAGAACACCGGAGTGATCGGCTTCTTAGTAGATGGAGAGAACGACTTCCTTAAAAAGTCAGTTCGTAATATCCCTACTGTAAAATACATCAACTCTAAACGTATCGCGGTTCGTGACATTCTATATAATAGAAATCTTGTAATCACCGAAGCAGCTTTGGGAGAAATTCTCAAACATTACGGAGAAGGAAAATGAATCTTAACGAAGTAATTTTATCTCCGATCATCACTGAGAAGTCCCAGGATCTGGAGACTATCGGTGAGAAAGCCGGTAAAAGAACCGTAAAATATACTGTGGAAATCCACCCTAGAGCAAACAAAACTCTAGTGAAGGAAGCTTTCCGCAAAATTTACAATGTAGTACCTTCTTCCGTAAACATCCAAGTGTATCGCGGAAAGATAAAAAGATTCCGTCATCTACCTGCTCCTAAAGCTCATTGGAAAAAAGCAATCGTGACTTTCCAAGACGGCGCGAGCATCGACTTCGGAAAGGAAGCATAAGAAATGGGAATTAAAAAGTTTAAACCCGTTACTGCCGCCAGCCGTTTTAAATCGGTATTAACCTTTGAGGAAATCACCGAGACAGAACCGTATCGCCCTTTAACGATCAGCTTAAATTACAAAGCAGGTCGCGGAGAAGGTGGTAAAATTGCGGTTCGCAGAAAAGGCGGAAGAGTAAAACGCAAATATCGTATCATCGACTTCAAACGTCGTAAAGTAGGGATTACCGCTACAGTTAAAACTGTAGAATACGATCCGTACCGTTCGGCGTTTATTTCTCTTGTTAGTTACTCTGACGGAGAATACGCTTATATCCTAAATGCTGAAGGCATGAAAGTTGGAGACAAAGTTTCCAATGGAGAAGCGGCTGAAATCAAAGTTGGAAACGCACTTCCACTTGGGAAAATTCCTCCAGGCACTAATGTGCATAACGTGGAATTGAAAATTGGAAGAGGCGGACAAATCGCAAGAACTGCAGGATCCTTCGCTACTATAGCTGGTAGAGACGGAGAGTATGTTCTTCTTAAACTTCCAAGCTCTGAAGTTCGTAAAGTTCACCAGAACTGCTACGCTACTATAGGAATTTGCAGCAATAGAGATCATAACCTTGTTTCCATCGGTAAAGCTGGTAGAAACAGATGGTTGGGAAAACGTCCTAAGGTCAGAGGGGTTGTAATGAACCCGGTTGATCACCCGCATGGTGGTGGAGAGGGACGTACTTCCGGAGGTCGTCACCCAGTGACTCCTTGGGGTATTCCAACCAAAGGATATAAAACTCGTCGCAGGGCTAAACCTTCTGACAAGTTC from the Leptospira saintgironsiae genome contains:
- the rplB gene encoding 50S ribosomal protein L2, with product MGIKKFKPVTAASRFKSVLTFEEITETEPYRPLTISLNYKAGRGEGGKIAVRRKGGRVKRKYRIIDFKRRKVGITATVKTVEYDPYRSAFISLVSYSDGEYAYILNAEGMKVGDKVSNGEAAEIKVGNALPLGKIPPGTNVHNVELKIGRGGQIARTAGSFATIAGRDGEYVLLKLPSSEVRKVHQNCYATIGICSNRDHNLVSIGKAGRNRWLGKRPKVRGVVMNPVDHPHGGGEGRTSGGRHPVTPWGIPTKGYKTRRRAKPSDKFIIQKRKGNRSR
- a CDS encoding 50S ribosomal protein L23, whose amino-acid sequence is MNLNEVILSPIITEKSQDLETIGEKAGKRTVKYTVEIHPRANKTLVKEAFRKIYNVVPSSVNIQVYRGKIKRFRHLPAPKAHWKKAIVTFQDGASIDFGKEA
- the rplC gene encoding 50S ribosomal protein L3 encodes the protein MAKGLIGKKIGMSQIFDEQGNIIPVTVLEVGPCAVSQVKSAATDGYDAIQLAYQDDKEKHLTKSEIKHLAKAGLTPKRVLKEFRNFGEEPTAGAELKAQDVFAVSDIVKVTGTSKGKGFQGVIKRYGHHGGPGAHGSRFHRHPGSMGSNTTPGRVFKGRKLPGRMGFDTKTVLNLKVVRINEAENLVFVSGSVPGRANSIITIEKI
- the rplD gene encoding 50S ribosomal protein L4, with translation MKAQKYSKEGKLLSEIELPAALFESKYSSGAIYDAIKAENANLRSGNHHTKTRSEVSGGGKKPWSQKGTGRARQGSIRAPQWVGGGTVHGPRKRDYSYNVSPKVKRRAVLSVLNKKAQDAVIKVIEDLDPKEFSTKAFSTLFSNIGLKNTGVIGFLVDGENDFLKKSVRNIPTVKYINSKRIAVRDILYNRNLVITEAALGEILKHYGEGK
- the rpsJ gene encoding 30S ribosomal protein S10 yields the protein MAGQKIRVKLKAFDHKLIDQSTYEIVATAKRTGATVSGPIPLPTKKEIYTVLRSPHVNKKSREQFEMKTHKRLIDILDTNEDTVEALMKLQLPAGVSVDIKS